From a single Candidatus Omnitrophota bacterium genomic region:
- a CDS encoding Xaa-Pro peptidase family protein, which yields MSAILRRQAIDSFFVSKPENVRYLSGYGGDDAYLLFAKSKKYFITDSRYYLQAKKDVKGFRIIIAKVPVSQLLAEISAKSKAGKTAFEAGQLPYAAYKRIAGKLAEKGIGFLPLEGAVEGLRQVKDAPEIALIRDSIAILENAVLYFESILKPGLSENDLASKTEYFIRAASGEWASFEIIVASGKNSAFPHARPSDRIIKPNDMVLLDLGVSYEGYKSDLTRVFFLGKINTKQKKIYGIVKEAQRRSVKAIKPGAKISEIDGIARGFINAKGFGSGFGHALGHGIGLEVHESPSVSSRNHAEIKPGMVFTIEPAIYLPDWGGIRIEDMVLVTKKGCEVLTDDIDK from the coding sequence TTGTCCGCCATTTTGCGCCGCCAGGCCATAGACTCGTTTTTTGTCAGCAAGCCGGAGAATGTCCGCTACCTGAGCGGATACGGCGGCGACGATGCCTACCTTTTGTTCGCAAAGTCCAAAAAGTACTTCATTACCGATTCGCGATACTACCTGCAGGCAAAAAAGGATGTGAAAGGTTTTAGGATAATCATCGCTAAAGTGCCGGTCTCCCAGCTCCTGGCGGAGATCTCGGCAAAGTCAAAGGCCGGGAAGACGGCTTTTGAAGCGGGACAACTGCCTTATGCGGCCTATAAACGTATAGCCGGGAAACTTGCGGAGAAGGGGATAGGATTCCTGCCGCTCGAAGGCGCGGTAGAGGGATTAAGGCAGGTGAAAGACGCGCCGGAGATAGCCCTTATCAGGGATTCGATAGCCATACTAGAGAACGCGGTCCTGTATTTCGAGTCTATCCTGAAGCCGGGACTAAGCGAGAATGACCTCGCTTCCAAGACAGAGTATTTCATCAGGGCCGCGAGCGGGGAGTGGGCCTCTTTTGAGATAATAGTCGCCTCGGGCAAGAACAGCGCGTTCCCCCACGCCAGGCCGAGCGACCGTATAATAAAGCCTAACGATATGGTTTTATTGGACTTAGGTGTGAGCTATGAAGGCTACAAATCCGACTTGACACGGGTATTCTTTTTGGGTAAAATTAATACCAAGCAGAAGAAGATTTACGGCATAGTAAAAGAGGCGCAGAGACGCTCAGTCAAGGCTATCAAGCCCGGCGCGAAGATATCTGAGATAGATGGAATTGCGCGGGGCTTTATTAACGCTAAGGGATTCGGAAGCGGATTCGGCCATGCCCTTGGCCACGGCATAGGGCTTGAGGTCCACGAGAGCCCGTCCGTCTCCAGCAGGAACCACGCAGAGATCAAACCGGGAATGGTATTCACAATAGAGCCAGCCATCTACCTGCCTGATTGGGGCGGTATACGGATAGAGGATATGGTACTGGTCACAAAGAAAGGGTGCGAGGTATTGACAGATGATATCGACAAGTGA
- the efp gene encoding elongation factor P has translation MISTSDIKNGLTVKIDGEIFQVIEFQHVKPGKGGAFVKTKLRSLSSGNVLPRTFRSGDKLEDAFIEYKKLQFSYVAGDEYHFMEEKTFEQFQMTSKQLGDVTHYLKENMVVNASFYEGKLMSVEAPMFVELAVVEADPGLKGDTAKSGTKAVKLETGYSIQVPLFVNTGDVLKIDTRTGDYVERAK, from the coding sequence ATGATATCGACAAGTGATATTAAAAACGGCTTAACGGTCAAAATAGACGGAGAAATTTTTCAAGTCATAGAGTTCCAGCACGTGAAACCCGGCAAGGGCGGAGCTTTTGTAAAAACGAAGTTGCGCAGCTTGTCTTCCGGAAATGTCCTGCCCAGGACGTTCCGTTCGGGTGATAAGCTCGAGGACGCGTTCATCGAATATAAAAAACTCCAGTTCAGCTACGTCGCCGGCGATGAGTACCACTTCATGGAAGAAAAGACCTTTGAGCAGTTCCAGATGACCTCCAAACAGCTGGGCGACGTCACCCATTACCTGAAAGAGAACATGGTGGTCAACGCATCTTTCTACGAAGGTAAGTTGATGAGCGTAGAAGCCCCCATGTTCGTCGAGCTGGCCGTAGTGGAAGCCGATCCCGGCCTCAAGGGAGATACGGCCAAGAGCGGCACAAAAGCGGTAAAACTCGAGACCGGGTATTCCATACAAGTCCCGTTATTCGTAAATACAGGCGACGTCCTAAAGATAGATACCCGCACAGGCGATTACGTCGAGAGAGCCAAATAA
- the accB gene encoding acetyl-CoA carboxylase biotin carboxyl carrier protein, with protein MNVKELKEMIALMNENGLTEIEIEREGQRIRLKKGFSGAPEVTQEGVFIQPQQGPILAVPHKEPEPVKSNLIEIKAPMVGTFYRSPAPDAPSFVEEGSMIEPGQVICIVEAMKLMNEIKSEVKGKVVNILVENAQPVEFGHVLFLIEPA; from the coding sequence ATGAACGTAAAAGAACTCAAAGAAATGATAGCCCTGATGAACGAGAACGGCCTGACCGAAATAGAGATCGAGAGGGAGGGCCAGAGGATCAGGCTGAAGAAAGGATTTTCAGGCGCGCCCGAAGTGACCCAGGAGGGAGTATTTATCCAGCCCCAGCAGGGCCCTATCCTGGCCGTGCCGCATAAAGAACCGGAGCCTGTGAAATCAAACCTCATAGAGATAAAAGCTCCTATGGTAGGGACCTTTTACAGGTCGCCCGCGCCTGACGCGCCTTCGTTCGTCGAGGAAGGCAGCATGATAGAGCCCGGGCAGGTGATATGCATCGTCGAAGCGATGAAGCTCATGAACGAGATAAAGTCGGAAGTCAAAGGCAAGGTCGTCAACATCCTCGTTGAGAACGCCCAGCCCGTCGAATTCGGCCACGTGCTCTTCCTTATCGAGCCCGCATAA
- the accC gene encoding acetyl-CoA carboxylase biotin carboxylase subunit codes for MFSKILIANRGEVALRIIRACKDMGIKSVAVYSEADKDSLHVKFADEAICIGAAAPAGSYLNIPSIISAAEISDVEAIHPGYGFLAENAHFAEVCESCNIKFIGPTPEAMRLMGDKMAAKDTMRKAGLPIIPGSLSIVKEKEEALRVAHKLQYPVIVKAAAGGGGRGMRIAHNDVRLVSVLMTCQTEAEAAFGNPAVYIEKYVSNPRHVEFQIVADKYGHIVHLGERDCTIQRRHQKLLEESPSPAVDPKLRKKMGDAAVKGAKAGNYTNVGTIEFLLDENDNYYFMEMNTRIQVEHPVTEMVTGIDLVKEQIKIAAGERLSYSQDDIKFSGHAIECRINAEDADNNFMPCPGKVTFFHAPGGPGVRVDSHVYQGYTIPPFYDSMIAKVITYGKNRSEAIQVMQRALSEFTIEPIKTTIDFHKRLTADPAFLRGEVTTEFIEKKMSDKEAAQ; via the coding sequence ATGTTCTCAAAAATATTGATAGCCAACCGCGGAGAAGTCGCCCTGAGGATCATAAGGGCGTGCAAGGACATGGGGATAAAGTCCGTCGCCGTATATTCCGAGGCGGATAAAGACTCCCTCCATGTGAAATTTGCCGACGAAGCCATCTGCATAGGCGCCGCGGCGCCGGCAGGCAGTTACCTTAACATACCCAGTATAATAAGCGCCGCTGAGATATCCGATGTCGAGGCGATACATCCCGGATACGGGTTCCTGGCCGAGAACGCCCATTTCGCCGAAGTCTGCGAATCCTGCAATATTAAATTTATAGGCCCTACGCCTGAAGCCATGCGCCTCATGGGCGACAAGATGGCGGCAAAAGATACAATGAGGAAGGCCGGGCTTCCTATCATACCCGGCAGTTTGTCGATAGTGAAAGAAAAGGAAGAGGCCCTCAGGGTCGCGCATAAATTGCAGTACCCGGTCATCGTAAAGGCCGCCGCAGGCGGCGGCGGGCGCGGGATGCGTATCGCGCACAACGACGTCAGGCTCGTCAGCGTCCTGATGACCTGCCAGACCGAAGCCGAGGCCGCGTTCGGTAATCCGGCGGTATATATCGAGAAGTATGTTTCCAACCCGAGGCATGTGGAGTTCCAGATAGTCGCGGATAAATACGGCCACATCGTCCATCTGGGCGAGAGGGACTGCACGATACAGAGGCGCCACCAGAAGCTGCTCGAGGAATCCCCTTCGCCGGCGGTCGACCCCAAACTCAGGAAGAAGATGGGCGACGCCGCGGTGAAAGGCGCGAAGGCGGGGAATTACACGAATGTCGGGACGATAGAATTCCTCCTCGATGAAAACGATAATTATTATTTCATGGAGATGAATACGAGGATCCAGGTCGAGCATCCGGTCACCGAGATGGTCACCGGTATAGACCTCGTAAAGGAGCAGATAAAGATCGCGGCCGGAGAGAGGCTCTCCTACAGCCAGGATGACATCAAATTCAGCGGCCACGCTATCGAATGCCGCATAAACGCCGAGGACGCCGACAATAACTTCATGCCATGCCCGGGTAAAGTCACGTTCTTCCATGCGCCGGGCGGGCCGGGTGTCCGCGTCGATTCGCACGTCTACCAGGGATATACTATACCGCCTTTTTACGATTCGATGATAGCCAAGGTTATAACTTACGGGAAGAACAGGTCCGAGGCGATACAGGTGATGCAGAGGGCCCTCTCGGAATTCACCATCGAGCCGATCAAGACGACGATAGATTTCCACAAGCGCCTCACCGCAGATCCCGCGTTCCTTCGCGGTGAGGTCACGACCGAATTCATAGAGAAGAAGATGTCAGACAAGGAGGCAGCGCAATGA
- the amaP gene encoding alkaline shock response membrane anchor protein AmaP codes for MKILNRLTMMFFLIVFITIGLFLIAVSIRSVESEPIMNALDSINASTTLRIGVGAVGFLLIVISWASYQFTVARIQRQKNIAFNNPDGQVSISLSAIEEFIRKIGSSLPEVKEMKSDCIATKKGIDISTKVIFWADANIPESTEKIQGLVKSKIQEMLGIDEPIIIKIHVTKIATRPDAKPVAKKGKDKDDVSLPFGGFDYRNE; via the coding sequence ATGAAAATATTGAACAGGTTAACGATGATGTTTTTCCTGATAGTCTTTATCACGATCGGCCTCTTCCTCATTGCCGTATCCATAAGGTCCGTGGAGAGCGAACCGATAATGAACGCGCTCGACTCGATCAATGCCTCTACGACTTTGCGGATCGGGGTGGGAGCGGTCGGTTTTCTTCTCATCGTGATATCATGGGCGAGCTACCAGTTTACGGTCGCGCGCATCCAGAGGCAGAAGAACATAGCGTTCAATAATCCCGACGGCCAGGTCTCCATCTCGCTTTCGGCGATAGAGGAGTTCATAAGGAAGATAGGTTCGTCCCTTCCAGAGGTCAAGGAGATGAAGTCGGATTGCATAGCGACCAAGAAGGGCATCGATATATCCACTAAGGTCATATTCTGGGCCGACGCGAACATCCCCGAGTCCACGGAAAAGATACAGGGCCTCGTGAAGTCGAAGATACAGGAGATGCTCGGCATAGACGAGCCGATCATAATAAAGATACACGTCACAAAGATAGCGACCCGTCCCGACGCCAAACCCGTTGCGAAGAAGGGTAAGGATAAGGACGATGTTAGCCTTCCGTTCGGCGGGTTCGATTACAGGAACGAATAA
- a CDS encoding ATP-dependent 6-phosphofructokinase has product MKRLGILTGGGDCPGLNPVIRAVVRKAHLEGYEVLGIKSGWKGIIEGDVMTLDRHSVSGILPKGGTILGTSRTNPYKKEGAVQKVKDNFKKFELDALIAVGGEDTLGVANRLVKEGLKIVGVPKTIDNDLGETDYTFGFDTAINIVMECIDRLHTTAESHNRIIVAEVMGRHAGWIAVYAGIAGGADIILIPEVPINIDEVCAIIKKRHESGKNFSIVVVAEGAKFGDEEILQTEKLDEFGHVRLGGIGQQLGGMIEKKTGYETRVTVLGYIQRGGSPTAFDRVLGTRFGIKAVELVKQGKFGYMVSLQGNKIVEVPIEKAVGTLKTVDNDFYNVAKTFFG; this is encoded by the coding sequence ATGAAAAGGTTGGGAATACTTACCGGGGGCGGGGACTGCCCGGGCTTGAACCCCGTCATCAGGGCGGTCGTGAGAAAGGCCCATCTTGAAGGATATGAAGTCTTAGGCATAAAAAGCGGCTGGAAGGGCATTATCGAGGGAGATGTAATGACCCTGGATCGCCATTCCGTATCCGGGATATTGCCGAAGGGCGGCACGATATTAGGCACCTCAAGGACCAATCCCTATAAGAAAGAGGGCGCGGTACAGAAAGTAAAAGATAATTTCAAGAAGTTCGAGCTCGACGCCCTGATAGCCGTAGGCGGCGAAGACACGCTTGGCGTCGCCAATAGGTTGGTAAAAGAGGGATTGAAAATCGTGGGCGTCCCTAAGACCATAGATAACGACCTGGGTGAGACCGATTATACTTTCGGCTTCGACACCGCGATCAACATCGTAATGGAATGCATCGACAGGCTGCACACTACGGCCGAAAGCCATAACAGGATAATAGTTGCCGAAGTCATGGGCCGCCATGCGGGCTGGATAGCGGTCTATGCCGGTATCGCCGGCGGCGCGGATATAATTTTGATCCCCGAGGTACCGATAAATATCGATGAGGTATGCGCTATAATAAAGAAGCGTCACGAAAGCGGCAAGAATTTTTCGATCGTCGTCGTCGCTGAGGGCGCGAAGTTCGGAGATGAAGAGATCCTGCAGACCGAAAAGCTGGATGAATTCGGCCACGTTAGGCTGGGCGGTATAGGCCAGCAACTGGGCGGAATGATAGAGAAGAAGACCGGCTATGAGACGAGGGTCACAGTGCTTGGCTATATCCAGCGCGGCGGCTCGCCTACGGCGTTCGACAGGGTCCTGGGCACCAGGTTCGGCATTAAGGCCGTCGAACTCGTCAAACAGGGCAAATTCGGTTATATGGTCAGCCTCCAGGGAAATAAGATAGTGGAAGTTCCCATCGAGAAAGCCGTCGGTACGCTGAAGACGGTCGATAATGACTTCTATAACGTGGCCAAAACATTCTTCGGTTGA
- the gmhA gene encoding D-sedoheptulose 7-phosphate isomerase translates to MKKKIEGILEESISVKKDLITSQAGAIEKAADAVIKSLKSGGKVIIFGNGGSAADSQHMAAELVGKFLKERKGVPAIALTTNTSIITAIANDYSYDEVFSRQLDAIAGNNDVAIGISTSGNAKNVIRAVELANKKGMVTVALTGRDGGGLAKIAKIPIIVPSGSTPRIQEAHVMVVHILCQLVEEALF, encoded by the coding sequence ATGAAAAAAAAGATAGAAGGCATACTGGAAGAAAGCATATCCGTAAAAAAAGACCTCATAACGTCGCAGGCCGGCGCTATTGAAAAAGCCGCCGACGCTGTCATCAAGTCGCTGAAGTCCGGCGGCAAGGTCATAATCTTCGGGAACGGGGGGAGCGCCGCGGACAGCCAGCATATGGCTGCTGAACTCGTAGGGAAGTTCCTGAAGGAGAGGAAAGGGGTCCCGGCGATAGCCTTGACCACCAACACCTCGATAATTACGGCGATAGCCAACGACTATTCATATGATGAGGTATTCTCGCGCCAACTCGACGCGATCGCGGGAAATAATGATGTGGCGATTGGGATATCTACGAGTGGGAACGCGAAGAACGTCATCAGGGCTGTAGAGCTTGCCAATAAAAAGGGCATGGTCACGGTCGCGCTCACGGGACGCGACGGCGGCGGGCTGGCCAAAATAGCGAAGATCCCCATAATAGTCCCTTCCGGGTCTACCCCGAGGATCCAGGAAGCCCACGTCATGGTGGTCCATATCCTCTGCCAGTTGGTCGAGGAGGCGTTGTTCTAA
- the rfaE2 gene encoding D-glycero-beta-D-manno-heptose 1-phosphate adenylyltransferase, whose protein sequence is MTEKKITSFTEVKALASRLRAKGKRIVFTNGCFDILHAGHVKYLEKARSLGDVLVLGLNSDRSVRKIKGPSRPIVPQKDRAAVVASLGFVDHVVIFGDTTPLKLIKAVRPHVLVKGADWKVGKIVGADLVKSYGGKVVAIPLVNGRSTTGLIRRILNTADIRSARIS, encoded by the coding sequence ATGACTGAAAAAAAGATAACCTCCTTTACGGAAGTAAAGGCTCTCGCCTCAAGGCTTCGCGCAAAAGGCAAAAGGATCGTTTTCACGAACGGGTGTTTCGACATCCTGCACGCCGGACACGTAAAATACCTCGAGAAGGCCAGGTCCCTCGGGGATGTCCTGGTACTTGGGCTCAACAGCGATCGTTCGGTTAGAAAAATAAAAGGGCCGTCGCGCCCCATAGTCCCGCAAAAAGACAGGGCCGCTGTCGTGGCTTCCCTCGGTTTTGTGGACCATGTGGTAATATTCGGCGATACCACTCCCCTGAAACTCATAAAGGCGGTAAGGCCCCACGTGCTCGTTAAGGGAGCGGACTGGAAAGTAGGAAAGATCGTCGGAGCCGACCTCGTGAAGTCCTACGGAGGGAAAGTCGTCGCTATACCGCTGGTCAATGGCAGGTCCACCACCGGGCTTATCCGCAGGATATTGAACACTGCGGATATCCGCAGTGCAAGAATATCTTAA
- a CDS encoding thiamine-phosphate pyrophosphorylase, producing the protein MKEKLYRIIDANLNRSREGLRVCEEIARFVLDDAPLTREFKGLRHGISDCIKLYPAKLRGIISARDPEGDVGRGKQAIERKRSGWKEISIANMERVKESLRVLEEFSKLIDGKIADKFKRLRFKAYNTEKKLVSRF; encoded by the coding sequence ATGAAAGAGAAGCTTTACAGGATAATTGACGCGAACCTTAACAGGTCGAGGGAAGGCTTAAGGGTCTGCGAAGAGATCGCGAGATTTGTGCTCGATGACGCGCCCCTGACGAGGGAATTCAAGGGCCTGCGCCACGGCATATCAGACTGCATCAAGCTTTATCCCGCCAAGCTGCGCGGAATAATATCGGCGCGCGACCCGGAAGGCGATGTCGGCCGGGGCAAGCAGGCGATCGAGAGGAAGAGAAGCGGATGGAAGGAGATCTCGATAGCCAATATGGAACGCGTCAAGGAGTCGCTCCGCGTCCTGGAGGAATTCTCAAAGCTCATCGACGGAAAGATAGCCGATAAGTTCAAGAGGCTCAGGTTCAAGGCGTATAATACCGAGAAAAAACTCGTTTCGAGGTTTTGA
- the thiE gene encoding thiamine phosphate synthase has translation MRDFRLYVIIDKKAVKGRDLAYAAKEAIAGGADVIQFRDKESDAADVVEAGRAIREAIGKDRALFIVNDSPDIALAVDADGVHLGQEDMPVIGARSILGRGKIIGLSTHSLEQAGAAQNSGADYIGVGPVFSTPTKPGYKAVGLDLIEQVNNMKGLPFVAIGGIDETNIDEVIAAGASRVAVVRAVCGAEDIREAAKRLKDKLTKR, from the coding sequence TTGCGCGATTTCAGGCTTTACGTGATCATAGATAAGAAGGCGGTCAAGGGCCGCGACCTGGCCTATGCGGCGAAGGAAGCGATAGCCGGAGGCGCGGACGTGATACAATTCCGCGACAAGGAATCTGACGCCGCGGATGTAGTCGAGGCCGGGCGCGCGATACGCGAGGCTATAGGAAAAGACAGAGCGCTATTTATCGTTAATGACAGCCCGGATATCGCGTTAGCCGTCGATGCCGACGGCGTGCACCTCGGCCAGGAAGATATGCCGGTCATCGGCGCCCGCTCCATATTAGGCAGGGGCAAGATAATAGGCCTCTCGACGCATTCGCTCGAACAGGCGGGCGCGGCGCAAAACAGCGGCGCGGATTATATAGGAGTGGGGCCGGTATTTTCTACGCCTACCAAGCCCGGATATAAAGCGGTCGGGCTCGATCTGATAGAACAAGTAAATAATATGAAGGGCCTTCCTTTTGTCGCTATCGGCGGTATCGACGAGACGAATATCGACGAGGTGATAGCGGCCGGCGCATCAAGGGTTGCGGTAGTAAGGGCGGTATGCGGCGCGGAAGATATCAGGGAAGCGGCAAAAAGATTGAAGGATAAACTCACCAAAAGATGA
- the thiC gene encoding phosphomethylpyrimidine synthase ThiC yields MTQLESAKRGKITPEMRLVAKAEGLDLKLLVRKISSGRIVIPSNILRKKGRVCGIGEGLKTKINANIGTSQGSSRISAELKKLKVAVDNGADAVMDLSTAGDLRAIRKAILRASPVPVGTVPIYEAAVDADRRKRPIYSMTADEMFAVLEEQAREGVDFFTIHCGVTRKAVDCLKRQGRVIGVVSRGGAIMVEWMAHNRRENPFYEEFDRVLEIARKYDVTLSLGDGMRPGCLADASDRAQIQELMTLGELSVRAKRAGVQVMIEGPGHVPINQIEANILLEKDLCHGAPFYVLGPLVTDIAPGYDHITSAIGGALAAAHGADFICYVTPSEHLGLPSVEDVKTGVISARIAAHAADVAKGVKGALDWDIAISAARKKRDWKKQFALAIDPSRAKEYRNRSKPAAKDVCTMCGQYCSMKISEEYLG; encoded by the coding sequence ATGACCCAATTAGAGTCGGCAAAAAGAGGCAAGATCACGCCCGAGATGAGGCTGGTCGCGAAAGCGGAAGGCCTCGACTTGAAACTGCTCGTCAGGAAGATATCTTCGGGCAGGATCGTCATACCTTCCAATATACTCAGGAAGAAGGGAAGGGTCTGCGGGATCGGCGAAGGGTTAAAGACCAAGATAAACGCCAATATCGGGACATCCCAGGGTTCTTCGAGGATATCGGCTGAGCTGAAGAAACTGAAGGTCGCGGTCGATAACGGCGCGGATGCCGTAATGGATCTTTCGACCGCCGGTGATCTGCGCGCTATCAGGAAGGCTATACTCAGGGCTTCGCCCGTGCCTGTAGGGACCGTCCCTATTTACGAAGCGGCTGTCGACGCGGACCGCAGGAAGAGGCCTATCTATTCCATGACGGCGGATGAGATGTTCGCCGTGCTTGAGGAACAGGCGAGGGAAGGCGTGGATTTCTTTACTATCCATTGCGGCGTTACGAGGAAAGCGGTGGATTGCCTTAAGAGACAGGGCAGGGTGATAGGGGTCGTCAGCAGGGGCGGCGCCATAATGGTCGAATGGATGGCGCATAACCGCCGCGAGAATCCCTTTTATGAGGAGTTTGACAGGGTCCTGGAGATCGCGCGCAAATACGACGTCACTTTAAGCCTGGGCGACGGGATGAGGCCGGGATGCCTTGCCGATGCCAGCGACAGGGCGCAGATACAGGAGTTAATGACACTTGGCGAACTTTCCGTGAGGGCTAAACGGGCCGGCGTCCAGGTAATGATAGAAGGGCCCGGGCATGTCCCGATCAACCAGATCGAAGCAAATATTCTGCTGGAGAAAGACCTTTGCCACGGCGCGCCGTTTTATGTCTTAGGCCCGCTGGTAACGGACATAGCGCCGGGCTACGACCATATAACATCGGCGATAGGCGGAGCGCTTGCGGCCGCCCACGGCGCTGATTTCATCTGCTACGTCACGCCTTCTGAACATCTCGGCCTGCCTTCGGTCGAAGACGTGAAGACAGGCGTCATCTCCGCCCGGATAGCCGCGCACGCGGCGGATGTAGCCAAGGGGGTAAAAGGCGCGCTCGATTGGGACATCGCCATATCCGCCGCCCGCAAGAAGAGAGATTGGAAGAAGCAATTCGCCCTGGCCATCGACCCGTCGCGCGCAAAGGAATACAGGAACCGTTCCAAGCCGGCGGCGAAAGATGTCTGCACGATGTGCGGGCAATATTGTTCAATGAAAATATCGGAGGAATACCTGGGATAA
- a CDS encoding PfkB family carbohydrate kinase — MSLLVVGSIALDSIKTPFGKVDEALGGSAVYFSCAATFFNSARLVGVVGADFPEKYIKLLEKRGVDVTGLKIDGGKTFRWKGEYGFDLNTAHTIYTHLNVFADFKPEIPAEYRDSDNVFLANIDPSLQLDVLKQVDDPRLIACDTMNYWIENKPKELKKLLKHVHIFFANDKEAREFSGELNLLKAARYIFSCGPKIAIIKKGEHGVLCISKDFIFSYPAYILEDPFDPTGAGDTFAGGFMGYLSKAKRINETVLRKGCAYGTILASFAVEDFSVNRILKLTERDIQGRYKKFKMLMHLSD; from the coding sequence ATGTCACTCTTGGTCGTAGGTTCAATAGCCTTGGATTCGATAAAGACCCCGTTCGGAAAGGTGGATGAGGCGCTCGGCGGTTCGGCAGTATATTTCTCCTGCGCCGCGACATTCTTTAATTCGGCGCGGCTGGTTGGAGTGGTGGGCGCCGATTTCCCGGAAAAATATATCAAACTATTGGAAAAGAGGGGCGTAGATGTCACGGGGCTCAAGATCGACGGGGGAAAAACCTTCCGGTGGAAAGGCGAATACGGGTTCGACCTCAACACGGCTCACACGATCTATACGCATCTTAACGTGTTCGCCGATTTCAAGCCGGAGATCCCCGCGGAATACCGGGACTCCGATAATGTCTTCCTGGCGAATATTGACCCTTCGTTACAACTGGATGTCCTGAAACAGGTCGACGACCCGCGCCTTATCGCCTGCGATACGATGAACTACTGGATAGAGAACAAGCCGAAGGAGCTTAAAAAACTCCTGAAGCACGTCCATATATTTTTCGCCAACGACAAGGAAGCGCGCGAGTTTTCCGGCGAACTCAACCTCCTCAAGGCCGCAAGATATATATTTTCTTGCGGGCCGAAAATTGCTATAATAAAAAAAGGCGAGCACGGCGTTCTTTGTATCTCAAAAGATTTCATCTTTTCCTATCCCGCGTATATTCTTGAAGACCCGTTTGACCCGACCGGCGCCGGCGATACCTTCGCCGGAGGGTTTATGGGTTATCTCAGTAAAGCGAAGAGGATCAACGAGACGGTGCTGCGCAAGGGATGCGCCTACGGGACCATCCTTGCCTCATTCGCGGTCGAGGATTTCAGCGTCAACAGGATATTGAAGTTGACGGAAAGGGATATACAGGGCAGGTATAAGAAATTCAAGATGCTCATGCATCTTTCCGATTAG
- a CDS encoding LysM peptidoglycan-binding domain-containing M23 family metallopeptidase codes for MSYFKVLFIAILILSLAGCAETPVIKPPKGGLPVHAKGGTYHRVVKGETLWRIAKNNGVDLETLVEANGLADAGNIKVGQDILIPAKPAQPVSNITPIPVYSKEDFIWPVKGKVISSFGQKRGSTPNKGVDIQAREGTVVIASRSGRVIFSDDKVRGFGKTVILDHGDGIQTVYSHNSEILVRIGEDVRQAQPVAKVGSGGRGNSPYLHFEIRKRHKPQNPFYYLS; via the coding sequence ATGTCTTATTTTAAAGTTTTATTTATAGCTATTCTTATCCTCTCCCTGGCGGGCTGCGCGGAGACCCCGGTCATTAAGCCGCCGAAAGGAGGCCTGCCTGTCCACGCTAAAGGCGGGACTTACCACAGGGTCGTAAAGGGTGAGACGCTTTGGAGGATAGCGAAGAATAACGGCGTAGACCTCGAGACCCTTGTCGAGGCGAACGGCCTGGCGGACGCCGGGAATATAAAGGTCGGACAGGATATACTCATACCCGCTAAACCCGCACAACCCGTGTCGAATATCACGCCTATCCCCGTGTATTCAAAAGAGGATTTTATCTGGCCGGTCAAGGGCAAAGTCATCTCGTCGTTCGGACAGAAGAGAGGATCGACGCCGAATAAAGGGGTGGATATCCAGGCGCGGGAAGGTACGGTAGTCATCGCCTCCAGGAGCGGCAGGGTCATATTCAGCGATGATAAAGTAAGGGGTTTCGGGAAGACTGTCATACTGGACCATGGCGACGGCATCCAGACGGTTTATTCGCATAATTCCGAGATACTTGTCAGGATAGGTGAAGATGTCAGGCAGGCGCAACCGGTCGCTAAAGTCGGCTCCGGGGGGAGGGGCAATTCCCCGTACCTGCATTTTGAGATAAGAAAGAGGCATAAGCCTCAGAACCCATTTTATTATTTGTCGTAA